The Pyrus communis chromosome 8, drPyrComm1.1, whole genome shotgun sequence region TAAAAGCTCCGTTTGTTGTTTCGTCAGCCCAATTTCCCCGAGCCGTCGAGCAAAAATGGCCCTCGTCGGCGTGCTTGCTCTTCAGGGGTCTTTCAACGAACACATAGCAGGCACTCCATTTTTGCCGCCCGCCCCCTCTCTCGCAGCATATGTATTCGATATATGATTTTGCTGactgtttgtgtgtttgtgtgtgttgtAGCTCTGAGAAGGCTTGGGGTGAAGGGCGTAGAGATAAGGAAGCCGGAGCAGCTTGAATCTGTGGCCTCCCTTATAATCCCTGGAGGCGAGAGCACCACTATGGCTAAGCTCGCTGAGTACCACAAcctggtctctctctctctctctctctctctctacactttTGGGTTTGTGTCATTTAGTACTTTTATGTATGTTAATTCTTGGGTTAATGTGTATATGACTGCTATAGAACTTCAATTTCCAGTAAAACGTTGTATAGTTTTGATATTTAAGtgattaaatttgtaatttttaagaGAAACAAAAGGTAATGGGTTTTGTTATAATAGTAATTGTGGGTTAGGAGAGCTATTAACCAAGCATGAACAATTTCGGTTTGCCTTTTGTACTAAAACTCCAACAGAGGGGATAAATAAAGGAGGAGAAACTAGACTATAACCTTATTTGATTGAAAAAGCAAATGACTTTGCCAAATGTAACCACcaccttttgtttcttttttgcaCAAAAGGAATTTTGCTAAATATTTGTACAGTGTCTAATTGTTTATACACTCTAATACGTTTTTGGCTTACCAAATGGTTAGGAATTCGGACATTTTCTACGTTTTCATATTTGGTTATCATTTCTGCATTTATTTTGTTCACAGTTTCCTGCTTTGCGCGAGTTTGTTAAAATGGGGAAGCCTGTTTGGGGGACCTGTGCAGGTCTTATTTTCTTAGCAAACAAAGCTACAGGTtcgtttccttctttcttttctgctATGAATCTTCGAATTTTATTTTGCTTCTTCAATACAAATGAAAGTAACCAAACATTTAACTTTATAATTGAGACGAGTTGCATGTTTTTCAGGACAGAAAATAGGAGGACAGGAACTTGTTGGCGGCCTAGATTGCACTGTTCACAGAAACTTCTTTGGCAGTCAGGTAATGCACTGACTTCTGTATTCTCTCAAGTCAAGCATGCTTATCAAGACATATATGCCGTATGCAGCAAAATGATGAGACACATGTTGCATTAGTAAATTTGTCAGTATTTACCATGGTAAGAGAGTCCTAGAGTTcgtgttcaaaaaaaaaaaaaaaaaaaaaaaaaacaaagaaaaaaagtcCTAGACTTCTTTACTTTAGAAAGTTCATAAAAAAAGAGTTGTACGTGGCACATAGTATTTGATTGGTTGAACTGTGTTTGAATATCATTTCTGTTACCTGTAGTCTCATCTGTAACCTATGTTCCTGTGCTTATTAATGGGAAACTGTGGATTCcatagttttaaatttttggtcaCACATTCATGTAATCTTGAAAGTTGTGCGCGATATTGGACCTGGATGATGTTTTAGATTATGATGAAATATATGAtgtatataagaaaaaaaaaaaaaaaaaaggcatccACTATTTCTTCACAAAAAACCACGTCACTGTCTTATCTAAGGAGTCCAGTGGTGGTTATTTTACTAGCACAGACataaaaagagaataaaacACTTGCATGGAACTTTATTCATGTGCTTTTATGTGTACTTCATAGGGTTTGTATTTGGAAAAAAGAGCATGGAGCTAATGGACTACGATATTGGCTCCATTACTTATATTTTTGGTGTCATCTGGAGGAGTCAAACACTTGTCTGATGACTAGATATTACTTTGAAACTAGATAAAGGAAAGGAGAAGGGCAAGAGGGGCTGGGATAATACATACGTATTCTTGGTGGAAAAAAGAAGTTATTTTAGATGGGTGTAGGGCACCCAAACCACCACTTGGGTACATACCTGGTTTTAACGttaaatagataaataaaaaaggaacaAGAGCTATGAGGAACTGACCTATTTAGGGAACCGTCTGTTGGAACACATAAGTTTACGTAATTTTGATATTCTGTGTGGTAATTGTTTTGCTTTTCCTAAAACACAAACTTACAGATTCAGAGCTTTGAGGCTGAACTTGCAGTACCAGAGCTTGCTTCTACGGAAGGTGGTCCTGAAGTATTTCGTGGAGTTTTCATCCGTGCTCCTGCTATCCTTGATGTAGGACCAGAAGTTGAAGTGCTGGCTGATTATCCTGTCCCGTCCAATAAGGTGTTGGATTCAAATTCCACAGTTGAAGCTCAAGAGGTTCGTGGTTCTCTCCTGTCTATAGAATTTTTTACTGGTTATACTGTTGTATAATCAGTCTTTAGTCAAGCCTCCTTTGTTTCGTTTAGGTTGGCAGCTTCATTTGCATCTTCAGTAACCATATTTCCTTGTAAAC contains the following coding sequences:
- the LOC137742632 gene encoding probable pyridoxal 5'-phosphate synthase subunit PDX2; the protein is MALVGVLALQGSFNEHIAALRRLGVKGVEIRKPEQLESVASLIIPGGESTTMAKLAEYHNLFPALREFVKMGKPVWGTCAGLIFLANKATGQKIGGQELVGGLDCTVHRNFFGSQIQSFEAELAVPELASTEGGPEVFRGVFIRAPAILDVGPEVEVLADYPVPSNKVLDSNSTVEAQEENPVSENKVIVAVRQKNLLATAFHPELTADTRWHSYFLKMSTETGEGASSSIVAVGADLSLDQQTKIDLPIFQ